Part of the Nycticebus coucang isolate mNycCou1 unplaced genomic scaffold, mNycCou1.pri scaffold_57, whole genome shotgun sequence genome, gtaggaTGTATCAGTACTTATTCCTTTTATGGCCAAGTAACAGTCAGTTATATGGTTCCACCAGATATTGTTTAACCATTAGTCAGTTGATGGATAGttgagttgtttctacttttggGTAGTGAATAATGATGCTATGAACACTTGTGTACAGGCTTTTGTGTgagtgtatgttttatttttcttaggtaTATATACCTAGGATTGGAATGATGTGATGTGATATCATATTGAGGAGCTATCAGATCATTTTTCAAAACAGGTGCACCATGTTATATTCCCACAATCAATGTACTTCTACAAGGGTTGCAGTTTCGCTACATCCTCAACTACTCTTGATAATGTCTGTCTTTTTTGTTATATAcatcttgttgaatgtgaaatgGTATCTTCTTGTGTCTTATTTAATAGTATCTTATtttcttgagcattttttcatgtatgtattgaccatttgtgtatcttctttggagaaatgtctattcaagtccacttccctttttttattgggccttttttttaattttagggttGTAAGATTTCTTTATATCTTCTAGTTATAAATTGTTTATCTGATaaatggtttgtaaatattttctcacattctttgggttgtctttttttaaaaaaatcattttttacagTTCTAGCAGCTGAAAGTCCACAATCAAAGCACTGGAAGATTCAGTGTCTGATAAGGACCCATTTCCTTACAGATGGCACTTTCTCACTCTGCCATCACGTGATGGAAAGCATGAGAGAGCTTTCcatgtactcttttttttggggggggggattctttaatttcagattaatatgagggtatggaagattaggttacattgtttgcatttgttagggagagTCCAAACTGTAGTTGTACTTGGTTgtctttttgagtttttaattatGTCCCTTGAagcataaaagtttttaatttttatgaaatccaacttatctgtttttttttcttttttctagtatgcttttggtgtcatatctaaaagCCCATGACCAAATcaaaggtcatgaagattttccTCTATCcttccttctaagagttttatagttttagttcttatatttaggtctataGCCCGTTTTGAGTAAATTTAATATATGGTTTGAGGTAGGGATTCAGCTTTATTCTTTAGCATGCAAATATCCAgctaacatcatttattgaaaagacccTTGTtgggggccgtgcctgtggctcaaggaagtagggcactggccccatatgccagaggtggcaggttcaaggcagcccctgccaaaaattgcaaaaaaaaaaaaaaatacccttgttgaaaatcaactgAACATAAATGTAAGGATTTATTTATAGACTCTCAGTTCTCTTTTATTGATGTAATACCTGTCCTTATGCTGGTACCACAGTGTCTTAAGCACCATAGCTTTAAAGTAagtttttaaattagaaagtaGGATTCCCCaactttgttcattcttttttttttttttttttacactagaatgtttactgcagctcagttcacaattgccacccaacattgttctttttcaagtttGTTTTGGCTACTGGGGGGGCCTTGTGTtcccatatgaattttaagatcaccttttctatttcagaaaaaaaaaagtcagatggaATTTTCATAGGGCCAGTGTTAAATCTGTTGATCAATTTGGGGAATAATGTTGCTTAACAAGATTAAGTCTCCCAGTATCTGAACATGGTgtcttctcatttatttatgtatttgtcagtttctttcagtgatgttttgtagttttcagtgtacaagtcttgttaaatttattcctaagtattttattctttttgctattgtaagtagatttttttcttaatttgtttttgaaatgttcattgatcttgtatcctgaaacttGGTGAACTAGCTTATTACTTCTAGTgggggctttttgttttgttatatttatttctctatttttagagttagcacagtggcatcatcatagctcagtacaGCCCCTATCAgactcctacctcagcttcccaagtagctgggattataggtgtgagccacaaagCCAAGCTATAGTGGGTgggtgagagtgtgtgtgtgtgtgtgtgtgtgtgtgtgtttattttcttgtatttcttagGGTTTTTCATATGCAAGATAATTTCATTATAAATAGAGATTATATCATTTGCATTTAGAAATTTGCTTTGTCCTATACAATCTGGATaccttgtatttattttacatgtcTAGTTTCCTTTGTGAAAACATACAGTAAAATATTGAATAGAAGTAAGAAGAGCGGCCATGGGTGTCTTGTTCATGATCTCAGGGGAAATGCATTTGGCTGTTTACCAGTAAGTATGATATTACATGTGGGGTTTCATAGAAGATCTTTATCAGGTTGATGATGTTTGCTTCTGTTTCTAagtttgttgaattttgtcaaactCTTTTTTGAGTCTATTAAGAtgattgtatgtttttgttttttattaatatgttctTTAATTTATTGACTGATTTTTCAATATTACAtaaaccttgcattcctgggataaatcccatttagTCATTGtgtatactatattttatttgttgcttAATCTATTTTGGTAGTATTCTGTTGAAAATTTTGTATCTGTTTTCATcagaatattggtctgtagtgGTCTTGTGATATCTTTGTCTAGTTTTAGTAATATTAGCCTCATAAATGAGTTTGGAATTATTCCCTTCCATTTGGGGGATGAGTTAGTAGCaaagaatttaataattaattcttGGACTGTTTGTTAGAATTCACTAGGGAAGCTGTTTGAACCCAGGCTGTTCTTTGTGGAAAGTTTAGGTAAATTTTTCTATGTAGTCTTGAGTTAGTTTTGGCAGCTTATGTCTAAGAAATTTATCTTATATCTTTCTAAGAAATTTGTTCATGTCTAGGTTATCTAATTTATTAGGAAACAATTGTTCATACTATTTctttataatccttttattttttttacggtcagttgaaatgtcttctttttcatttaggttttcataatttgagtcttctctttttttcttagttactctAGATAAAGGCTtgacattttttaatctttccaaAGACAACTTTTGTCTTCGATTTactctattgtttttctgttctgtgtttTATCTtcattctaacattttttttatttcctttcttaaaaaaaaatgtttcctctttTCTACTTCTTTATGGTGTAAATTTAGATTATTGACTTGATGTCTTCTTTTGTAAATCTAGTCATTTTACagttataaattttcctctgagaacTGCTTTCACTGTCTCTAGCTATTACTGTTCAATTGTCTCATTGTCCCtataattatgtaaatttttGCTTCTAGTATTATGAGGTTCAAAGTGAATATATGTCTAAATTTGTTATGTCTTACTGATGTGTTTATTTCAGTTATTGTGCTTTTCATCTCTAGAATTACTATTTAGTAAAATAGCattctcataatttttaaaaatttttacacgTGGTTCTTTAGGTCTTTGAGCATAATAGGTGTTTAATAGTTACAATATCTTGACTTCCTTAGAGGGAGAGTTTCTATTGACTactttgggtgtgtgtgtgtgtgtgtgtgtgtgtgtgcgcgcgcgtttACTATATATGGATCCATATATATGGATGGATGtttgtatgttttataattttgttgaaagccagatatttcaaataatataatGTAGCCACCGTGGAAATCAACTCCCTTCTCCAGagtttgttgttgcaattgctgctgCTATAGCAGCTTTGTTTGTTTAGTAACTTTCTGGGACTAATCTGTAAAGTCTATATTCTTTATTGCATGTGGCCATTGAAATCTCTGCATGGCTAACATAATGGTTAGTTAAAGGAGACAGATTTCTTTAAATGCTTTACACTAGTTAAGTCTTCAGAACTGCCACAGAGACTAGTCCAAATTGAGATgtgttataaatttaaaatacatactgTATTTCAAAGAGTTAGTATGATAAAAAGAGTGTAAAGttttaattaatattgatgcatgttgaaattattatatttgtatatattggacaaagtgaaatatattattaaaactaatttcaccaatttatttttgtttttattttggttactAGAAACTATAAAGTCACATATATGacttgcattatatttctattggaaatatttttatatatttatatatttatatttgctaTAACCTGTACAAGGATGTGATACTAGAGAATTATAGGTCTCCCTGGGTAAGGATGATGTCTCCTATGTGTTGTTGTATCTGCCCATTTTACCGGGTTTGCCAAAGTGATAGAGCATTAATTTAGAATTTCACACAATATGGATTTTACTGATTGCATTCCCTTGGGATTATTTAACACGCTCCTCTGTCCCTGtattttcttgaaattatttgttattttgatttttaagataTTTCTGGCAGTGTTATTTCATATTGCTGGCGGATATATACCATCAGAATATATGTAATGCCTAATTGAGGCCTTTCTCTTATGTTAGCAGCCCCCAATGACCCCTTAATTCATTAGAGGTTTCAAAGTggtaatgttttaattttcactcCTTTTTCATTTACTAGCTGGAGTACTTCCATAAAGGACAACCTCCCTTCATCAACTATTTAATTTGGTTACTATACAAACTATGTATAGTTTGCATAGGACAGGAAGGACAAACAgttgatacttttttttaatttgccagtTTCCAGAATTCTCCAAAGTtgagaaaggtttttaaaaaataatttattataaactcATAAATATAACCATATTAGACATTTTTGAAATCCGTATTGCTCCCCAAGTTTTCACATCATTGGCAAGAGGACTCCTCTTCAGCTTGGCCCCAGTGTCTCAGACGTAACCTTGGTAGTGcttaacagcttccttgcattttGTGTCAGAATGTTCCAGGCCCTGGTTCCTTAGAGTAGGAGGTAATGTTTACAGGTCACAGCAGACTTGCATAACGCTGCCTCATTCGTTATTGTCCCTAAGCCCTTTTAGTAGATGAAGCTAGGAAATACCGTTTCATTCTTTCCTTAAacataaaatactttattattttatactgaTACTTCCGATTCAGATTTGGAGCTATGAAGTTTTAAACTTTATCTTGTCAGTATTACATTTGTATCTTCTTTCTCCCATGCCAAATTTATGATATCAATATGCTGATTTGCTTTATCCAACAATACCTACCCAGTAGTTGCAGAATAGCATTTCAGCATTTCCATCACTACAACCAATACGATTATTTactgaaaatgttttttgtttcacagttctttttttcctcagaatGTATCTCATGAGggatttaaagtattttaaagtcaCTCAAATTGTTCCTCTATGATGATTGGGTATGCTACCAACtagtttcattttacttttaatttttagggattgcttttttaatttttaattttcattttgtaataataTGAAGTATTATGTTTCAAAAGTCAGAGCTACAAAGCCAAATATTCAAAGGAGCCGAGCCTCTATTGCAGCCCTCCTCTCTACACTGTTTCCTCCTTCTCCCAATAAGCAACCATTAAAAATGTTGTATAActcattcttctatttttttattctatatcCACAATCTAACCGGTAAAAATATCTCTTAGTAAGTCATATTCTATAGATTGGAACTGAAATAAAATTGATACTTTACATAAATGAgggttttaagaaagaaagatgatttgGCTGGAGACTACTAGCtgttattaagtattttaaatactttctagGGAGGGAGGAAACCGTACTATTGATTCCAGATAACACAGTAGGGCCAATATTTATAGACAGCCAgatgtagttattaaaaaactCCTGCTATCAGGTGACTCTCTGAAGATGGAATAAGCTTCCTTTCATGGTTTTAAGTTCTTGTCATTGGAGAGATTCATACATTTCATACATGATTAACTGGCTGACCTATATAATAATTTGGTGATTGTGATTTCTGGAGTTCTTCTCcagttttatatgtattattctGCCTAACAAGTCTAATTGTGTAGTCTCTGAGTGATCACAGTGTAATTATTTTAGCAATCAGTGACATTTAAAGATGTGACTGTAGACTTCACATTGGAGGAGTGGATGTTGATGGACTCTACACAGAGGGACCTGCACAAGGATGTGATGCTGGAAAATTACAGGAATCTGGCCTCCCTGGGTAAGGGCAACGTCTCCTCTGTGTTGTTCTCTCTGACCATTTTACCAGGTTTGCCCAAGAAATAGATCCTCTAAAGTTCTTAACTAAATTTTGGATTAGAGTTTAGGTGTCAAAAATCTCTTCATCTTAGGGGCATGTTGTTGGGAGTTATGCTATTCCTCTCTCTTAACTAACTAGTCTGACTATGGTAGAATAAGAAATACTTATTTCTTTGGCATCTTGGACATTGTTGACAATGTTACATATTTCGAACCAAAGTTTTCCTAGCCACTTCCGTAGATGGGAGTAAACTCAGATTATTCCATCAAATATAGATCATAGTATTGAGCTCCTTTGAGGTACCTTTGTAATCATCTAGAACATCTCTGCACAATAAAACATTCTTCtatgatagaaatgttctgtatctgtgctgtccaatatggcAAGTAGTAGCCATTATTGAGCACTTGGAATTTGGGCAGTCCACctgaagaactgaatttttttttttttttaagacagagcctcaagctgtcgctctgggtagagtgccatggcatcacagctcacagtaacctccaactcctaggctcaagcaattctgcctccgcctcccaagtagctgggattacaggtgcctgccacaacgcccagctattttttttttttttttggttgtagccatcattgttgtttggcgggtctgggctggatttgaacccaccagcgcaggtgtatgtggctggcgccttagccgcttgagccataggcaccgagcctgaagaactgattttttttttttttttggctggggctaggtttgaacccaccacctccaacatatgggactggcgccctactcattgagccataggcgccgccaagaactgaattttaaattgcactttttttttttttgagacagagtcttgttctctTGTCTGAGCTaaactgcagtggcatcatcatagctcaccacaactaagactcaggcaatccttctgtctcaacctcttgagtagctgggactagaggcacccactgCCTGCCAACTaatctttcaattttttgtagagctagggtctcagtatgttgctcaggctggtctcaaacttctggcctcatgtgattgttccacctcagcctcccaaagtgctagcattttaggcatgagccatcacacctggcctaaaatttaattgatttaaattcaaatttcatacaaatcaaaaccacctggagatatcacctaactccagtgagaatagcccacatcacaaagtcccaaagctgcagatggtggtgtgggggcagagagaaggaaacactgttagtgggattgcaaactaacacagcatttttggaaagagtcctcaaagaattaaagtagacctttcatttggtccaataatcccattactaggtatctatccagaagaaaataataatttaccataaagacatttgcactaaattgtttatcacaactcaattcatcatcaccaagatgtggaaacaacccaagtgcccatcaactcatgaatggataagtaaaaaactatggtatatgtatactatggaatactattcagccacaatagagactttacatcttttctattaactgGGAAGGATTTAGAGTACATCCTCctaggtaaagtatcacaagaatggaaaaccaagcatccaatgtactcagtactagtatgaaaccagtagatgagcAAGCACTggcccacacgagagaaaaacactATTAAATTCTAGAAAGGtcgtgggaggagagaggaaggagagggaaggagggaggaggtttgtCAGTTCTCACCAAACAGGGACAAGGTAGGAATATAGgatacacctcctgggtgaaaggctcaactacagcttggactttacctaacaaatgcaaaaaaaaagaaaaaaaaaaaaggtaacgtaattatttgtacccatatattaatctgaattttttttaataaaaataattcaaatttcaaTAGCCATATGTGGCTATCAGATACTGTATTGCAGGggtcctccaactttttaaacagggggccagttcactgtccctcagactgttacagggtcggactatagtttaaaaaaaaaaaaaaactgaacaaattcctacgcacactgcacatatcttattttgaagtaaaaaaaacaaaatgggaacaaatacagtatttaaatgaagaacaagtaaagttaagtcaacaaacttatcagtatttcaatgggaactttGGGCCCGCTTTTGgttaatgagatggtcaatgtccggttccatatttgtcactgctagtcgtaacaagtgatgcaagtgtgcatcaatTAGTCCCAAGACTGAGaagaggagttgagagacagagagaaggaggggagtcggagagtgcggtgcacattccacacatgtgcactgcgggcTGGGACCAGTCGGCTGCTAAGTAGGACAGGCAgcagtggcaaaaacacccagcaggctggataaatgtccttggtgggccacatatggcccacgggccatagtttgaggatccTGCTGTATTGGATAATGCcactcttaaaattttttataatgcCAGACCTGggggctcagacctgtaatcctagcactctgggaggctgaggcaggtggattgcttgagttcagaaaatcgagaccaacctgagcaagagcaagacctcgtctctactaaaaaaacagaaaaactaatcaggcgttgtggcaggagcctgtagtcccagctgcttgggaggctgaggcatgaggattgcttgagcctaaaagtttgaggttgctatgagcactctacccagggcacagactaagactttgtctcaaaaaaataataaaataaactaaataaaatgttaaaaaacaactttctatAATGGCCATTCTGCACAGAAAATTAAGAACTGGGACTGAATTTGGCAATAGTTCTTCCTCACAGCTCCAATCAActcctatttatttttctctgaacagGGCTTGCAGTTTCCAAACCAGACATGATATCCCATTTGGAGAATGGGAAAGGACCATGGGCCATGGTGAGAGAAATCACAAGAACCCCCTATCCAGGTGAGTTAAGAAAGTAGGATTTATTTCAAGTAATAGGTCATGGAGGGATGTTCAGCAGAATATCTGAAATATCTTCAGCAGTATCTTTGCTCAAAGCTGTCTCAGCAGAAGAAAATTCCCCTGTCTCTCAATCCATCTTTCTCACTCCCTCTTCAGtctcccttctctgtcctccaCTTTTTTCTCTATCCCATTCTCTGCTTTCTTGGGAACATGATTTTCATAattattccttcatttcttctttattgaAACATAGAATTCCTTTCAGTTCTATCTTCTCTAGTtaacttta contains:
- the LOC128579477 gene encoding uncharacterized protein LOC128579477 isoform X1, yielding MALHGLGSVSTRFHSFQRGGHRGRDYGCCGFFSWTSLSHEVTQPDEDLHLPIEETKVYFKHWYDFKLQNFCDFKRQLRVSFVKTYSKILNRSKKSGHGCLVHDLRGNAFGCLPQSVTFKDVTVDFTLEEWMLMDSTQRDLHKDVMLENYRNLASLGKGNVSSVLFSLTILPGLAVSKPDMISHLENGKGPWAMVREITRTPYPGFCTQYLLI
- the LOC128579477 gene encoding zinc finger protein 41-like isoform X2 codes for the protein MALHGLGSVSTRFHSFQRGGHRGRDYGCCGFFSWTSLSHEVTQPDEDLHLPIEETKVYFKHWYDFKLQNFCDFKRQLRVSFVKTYSKILNRSKKSGHGCLVHDLRGNAFGCLPQSVTFKDVTVDFTLEEWMLMDSTQRDLHKDVMLENYRNLASLGLAVSKPDMISHLENGKGPWAMVREITRTPYPGFCTQYLLI